In one window of Streptomyces roseofulvus DNA:
- a CDS encoding GNAT family N-acetyltransferase — protein MSDLEIRPATAEDVPAIVAMLADDPLGAQRESPDDPAPYLTAFARLADDPNQHLVVAVRAEKVVGTLQLTIVPGLSRRGATRSIIEGVRIHSEERGSGLGTLLIEWAVEESRRQGCALVQLTSDVTRTDAHRFYERLGFEASHVGFKRAL, from the coding sequence ATGAGCGATCTCGAGATCCGCCCCGCCACCGCGGAGGACGTGCCCGCCATCGTCGCAATGCTCGCCGACGATCCCCTCGGCGCCCAGCGGGAGTCCCCGGACGACCCGGCGCCCTACCTCACGGCCTTCGCACGGCTCGCCGACGACCCGAACCAGCACCTCGTCGTCGCCGTCCGCGCCGAGAAGGTCGTCGGCACCCTCCAGCTGACGATCGTCCCCGGCCTCTCCCGGCGCGGCGCCACCCGCTCGATCATCGAGGGGGTGCGGATCCACTCCGAGGAGCGCGGCAGCGGTCTGGGAACCCTGCTCATCGAGTGGGCCGTCGAGGAGTCACGGCGCCAGGGATGCGCACTGGTCCAGCTCACCTCCGACGTCACCCGCACCGACGCCCACCGCTTCTACGAGCGGCTCGGCTTCGAGGCGAGCCACGTGGGGTTCAAACGCGCCCTCTGA
- a CDS encoding MarR family winged helix-turn-helix transcriptional regulator produces MTATDPALTGLAQRWCALSLLHGRIESHVERALESGHGLSAREYSLLDVLSRQHDGPGGHLQMKQVADAVVLSQSATTRLVTRLEDRGLLTRYLCATDRRGIYTDVTEAGQALLAEARPTHDRALREALDEAAKNPELAPLVRVVEGEPAAL; encoded by the coding sequence ATGACCGCGACGGACCCCGCCCTCACCGGGCTCGCGCAGCGCTGGTGCGCCCTCTCCCTGCTGCACGGCCGCATCGAGTCCCACGTGGAGCGCGCGCTCGAGTCCGGACACGGCCTGAGCGCCCGCGAGTACTCGCTCCTCGACGTCCTCAGCCGTCAGCACGACGGCCCCGGCGGCCACCTCCAGATGAAGCAGGTCGCCGACGCCGTCGTGCTCAGCCAGAGCGCCACCACCCGGCTGGTCACCCGCCTGGAGGACCGGGGACTGCTCACCCGCTACCTCTGCGCGACCGACCGGCGCGGCATCTACACCGATGTCACCGAGGCCGGCCAGGCGCTCCTGGCGGAGGCCCGGCCCACCCACGACCGCGCGCTGCGCGAGGCTCTGGACGAGGCCGCGAAGAACCCGGAGCTGGCCCCTCTGGTCCGGGTCGTCGAGGGCGAGCCCGCCGCCCTCTGA
- a CDS encoding GNAT family N-acetyltransferase produces the protein MPISPADLAQLPVRRLDPTDLLACADLSENRGWPREEHKWGLLLAAGTGYGIDDPDGEGLLACCVVTSYGPDLAAIGMVLVAERYARRGIGRRLMEYVLDAAGETPLTLYATPNGKPLYEGLGFTEFGRSEMVKGRFSASVPAPRVPVRPATAEDLQEVLRLDEEIFGLDRTPLITRLPAFADHLRVAVEDGHIIGFAAAWPNMDTHVVGPLIARDTATAQALVASLAEASDRPLRTDVDLRHTELLGWLKENGLEPITVNAMMIRSLPGLPGDADRRFAPLTVAAG, from the coding sequence ATGCCGATCTCCCCCGCAGACCTCGCACAGCTCCCCGTCCGGCGCCTCGACCCCACCGACCTCCTGGCCTGCGCCGACCTCTCCGAGAACCGCGGCTGGCCGCGCGAAGAGCACAAATGGGGCCTGCTGCTCGCCGCGGGCACCGGGTACGGCATCGACGACCCCGACGGCGAGGGTCTGCTCGCCTGCTGTGTGGTCACCTCGTACGGCCCCGACCTCGCGGCCATCGGCATGGTGCTCGTCGCCGAGCGCTACGCCCGCCGCGGCATCGGGCGCCGGCTGATGGAGTACGTCCTGGACGCGGCAGGGGAGACGCCGCTGACGCTCTACGCCACCCCCAACGGAAAGCCGCTCTACGAAGGGCTCGGCTTCACCGAGTTCGGCCGCTCCGAGATGGTCAAGGGCCGCTTCTCCGCCTCCGTGCCCGCACCCCGCGTCCCGGTCCGCCCGGCGACCGCCGAGGACCTCCAGGAGGTGCTCCGTCTGGACGAGGAGATCTTCGGCCTCGACCGGACGCCGCTCATCACCCGGCTCCCGGCCTTCGCCGACCATCTGCGGGTCGCCGTCGAGGACGGCCACATCATCGGCTTCGCCGCGGCCTGGCCCAACATGGACACCCATGTCGTCGGCCCGCTGATCGCCCGCGACACCGCCACCGCCCAGGCACTGGTGGCGTCCTTGGCCGAGGCCAGTGACCGCCCGCTGCGCACGGACGTCGACCTCCGGCACACCGAGCTGCTGGGCTGGCTCAAGGAGAACGGCCTGGAGCCGATCACCGTCAACGCGATGATGATCCGCTCGCTCCCCGGCCTCCCCGGCGACGCCGACCGCCGCTTCGCCCCGCTGACCGTCGCGGCGGGCTGA
- a CDS encoding globin domain-containing protein — protein sequence MMDGPTSTTDGTGARIAGPSPDAVLVRRTLEEIAPVADKVTSYFYALLFVRSPALRDLFPAAMDTQRDRLLKALLTVAERMDDSAFLAEYLGHLGRGHRKYGVEAAHYPAVGEALIGALVRYAERSWDAETEAAWVRAYTAISQIMIDAAAEDEAKAPAWWQAEVVSHDLRTPDIAVLTLRPDAPYPFLAGQYTTLETPWWPRVWRHYSFASAPRPDGLLTLHVKSVPAGWVSQALVHRARPGDVLRLGPPAGSMTVDHATDTGLVCLGGGTGIAPIKALVEDVAEHGDRRRVDVFYGARRGHDLYDMDTLLRLQKTFPWLAVHPVTEAQCPLPEAVREAGPWPERDAYLSGPLGMVREGIDVLRGSGVPTERIRHDFLAELAVVGTGSAEVGGVHGAHPLDVPVEVVAQ from the coding sequence ATGATGGATGGTCCGACCAGCACGACCGACGGGACGGGGGCCCGAATAGCGGGGCCCTCCCCCGATGCGGTGCTCGTCCGCCGCACCCTTGAGGAGATCGCGCCGGTCGCCGACAAGGTGACGTCGTACTTCTACGCGCTGCTCTTCGTCCGGAGCCCGGCCCTGCGGGATCTCTTCCCGGCCGCGATGGACACCCAGCGGGACCGGCTGCTCAAGGCGCTGCTCACGGTCGCCGAGCGGATGGACGACAGCGCCTTCCTCGCCGAGTACCTGGGCCATCTCGGACGCGGGCACCGCAAGTACGGCGTCGAGGCGGCCCACTACCCGGCGGTCGGGGAGGCGCTGATCGGCGCGCTCGTCCGGTACGCGGAGCGGAGCTGGGACGCGGAGACCGAGGCGGCCTGGGTCCGGGCGTACACGGCGATCTCGCAGATCATGATCGACGCGGCCGCCGAGGACGAGGCGAAGGCCCCGGCCTGGTGGCAGGCCGAGGTGGTCTCGCACGATCTGCGGACCCCCGACATCGCGGTGCTCACGCTGCGGCCGGACGCACCGTACCCGTTCCTCGCCGGGCAGTACACGACGCTGGAGACGCCCTGGTGGCCGCGCGTCTGGCGGCACTACTCCTTCGCGTCGGCGCCCCGCCCGGACGGACTGCTCACCCTGCACGTCAAGTCCGTGCCGGCCGGCTGGGTCTCCCAGGCGCTGGTCCACCGTGCCCGCCCCGGAGACGTGCTCCGGCTGGGACCGCCGGCCGGTTCCATGACGGTCGACCACGCCACCGACACGGGCCTGGTCTGTCTGGGCGGCGGGACCGGCATCGCGCCGATCAAGGCGCTGGTGGAGGACGTCGCGGAGCACGGCGACCGGCGGAGGGTCGACGTCTTCTACGGGGCCCGCAGGGGCCATGACCTCTACGACATGGACACCCTGCTGCGGCTCCAGAAGACCTTCCCGTGGCTCGCCGTCCACCCGGTCACCGAGGCACAGTGCCCGCTGCCGGAGGCGGTCCGCGAGGCGGGCCCGTGGCCCGAGCGGGACGCGTACCTCTCGGGCCCGCTCGGCATGGTCCGGGAGGGCATCGACGTGCTGCGCGGCTCGGGGGTCCCCACGGAGCGGATCCGCCACGACTTCCTGGCGGAGCTCGCCGTGGTGGGGACCGGGTCAGCCGAGGTCGGGGGCGTGCATGGCGCGCACCCCCTCGATGTTCCCGTCGAGGTAGTGGCGCAGTGA
- a CDS encoding NUDIX hydrolase — MTERPVVKRTARAILLDGDDLILIKRTKPGVDPYWVTPGGGVEPSDSTVVEALHREVHEELGAKIVDVVPCFVDTVEHIVDGGVSGVKVQHFFVCRLESMDLRQRHGPEVDEPVGAYEIVRVPFSRVGIAAVHLVPLSLRHYLDGNIEGVRAMHAPDLG, encoded by the coding sequence ATGACCGAACGCCCCGTGGTCAAGCGCACCGCACGCGCCATCCTGCTCGACGGAGACGACCTCATCCTCATCAAACGCACCAAGCCGGGGGTGGATCCGTACTGGGTCACGCCCGGTGGCGGCGTCGAACCCTCCGACTCCACCGTCGTCGAGGCCCTCCACCGCGAGGTGCACGAAGAACTCGGCGCCAAGATCGTCGATGTGGTCCCCTGTTTCGTCGACACCGTCGAGCACATCGTCGACGGCGGTGTCTCCGGCGTGAAGGTCCAGCACTTCTTCGTCTGCCGGCTGGAGTCGATGGACCTCAGGCAGCGGCACGGCCCCGAGGTCGACGAACCCGTCGGCGCGTACGAGATCGTCCGGGTGCCCTTCAGCCGCGTCGGGATCGCCGCCGTCCACCTGGTGCCGCTCTCACTGCGCCACTACCTCGACGGGAACATCGAGGGGGTGCGCGCCATGCACGCCCCCGACCTCGGCTGA
- a CDS encoding LysR family transcriptional regulator, with protein sequence MDLALLRTFVAVHRAGSFTRAAALLGLSQPAVTSQIRTLERQLGRPLFLRQARGVTPTSIGDELAHRAAPHLDALVEIAETGLDVERGVRTLHVAGPPEFTSLRALPALAPLVAQGLALRASFVGNTEELLDGLAAGHHDLALATARPRGGLLTATPLCDEELVLVAAPRWAARLSPEVLLATGAVVLEQLPVVEVHESLPFAARYWAAVFETAPAAAATVIAPDLRAVREAAAAGAGLAVLPRYLCEEALERGRLVALLDPPVPPLRTYFLVARTGTLALTHIARAHEELVRAAGEW encoded by the coding sequence ATGGATCTGGCCCTGCTGCGCACCTTCGTCGCGGTGCACCGGGCCGGTTCCTTCACCCGCGCCGCCGCGCTCCTCGGCCTCTCGCAGCCCGCCGTGACCAGCCAGATCCGCACCCTGGAGCGCCAGCTCGGCCGGCCGCTCTTCCTGAGACAGGCCCGCGGGGTCACCCCGACCAGCATCGGCGACGAACTCGCCCACCGCGCCGCCCCGCACCTGGACGCCCTGGTGGAGATCGCGGAGACCGGGCTCGACGTCGAGCGCGGCGTCCGCACCCTCCACGTCGCCGGGCCCCCGGAGTTCACCTCACTGCGCGCCCTGCCCGCGCTCGCCCCGCTCGTCGCCCAGGGCCTCGCCCTGCGCGCCTCCTTCGTCGGCAACACGGAGGAGCTGCTCGACGGGCTCGCCGCAGGCCACCACGACCTGGCCCTCGCCACCGCCCGCCCACGCGGCGGACTGCTCACCGCCACCCCGCTCTGCGACGAGGAGCTCGTCCTGGTCGCGGCCCCCCGCTGGGCCGCCCGGCTCTCCCCCGAGGTGCTGCTCGCCACCGGCGCGGTGGTCCTGGAGCAGCTCCCGGTGGTCGAGGTGCACGAGTCGCTGCCGTTCGCCGCCCGCTACTGGGCCGCCGTCTTCGAGACCGCGCCGGCCGCGGCGGCCACCGTCATCGCACCCGACCTGCGGGCCGTCCGGGAGGCCGCGGCGGCCGGGGCGGGGCTGGCCGTGCTGCCCCGCTATCTCTGCGAGGAGGCGCTGGAGCGGGGACGGCTCGTGGCGCTGCTCGATCCGCCGGTCCCGCCGCTGCGGACCTACTTCCTGGTGGCCCGCACCGGCACCCTCGCACTGACCCACATCGCACGGGCCCACGAGGAACTGGTGCGGGCCGCGGGGGAGTGGTGA
- a CDS encoding cystathionine gamma-lyase has product MSPQEQHHPGEGPGDGTLAVRAGLPEPVKYEPTLPGPVFAAHFHLPGEPTGPYTYGRDENPTWTHLERAIGTLEAPGEATVETVVFASGMAAISAVLLSQLSAGDAVVLPTDGYQALPLLHEQLRAYGIEVRTAPTGGDAQLDVLDGAKLLWIETPSNPGLDVCDIRRLVDAAHAGGALVAVDNTLATPLGQRPLELGADFSVASDTKGMTGHGDILLGHVSCRDPRRAAEVRRWRKIVGAIPGPMEAWLAHRSLATLQLRIDRQCATALELARVLADHPDVTGLRHPGLPGDPSHEVAARQMRRFGSVISFELADRARAERFLDELRLVDDATSFGGVRSSAERRGRWGGDAVAEGFIRFSVGAEDPEDLIADVLRALDAARKAG; this is encoded by the coding sequence GTGAGCCCCCAGGAACAGCACCACCCCGGCGAGGGACCCGGCGACGGCACCCTCGCGGTGCGGGCCGGACTGCCCGAGCCCGTCAAGTACGAACCGACCCTGCCCGGACCGGTCTTCGCCGCCCACTTCCACCTCCCCGGCGAGCCCACCGGCCCGTACACCTACGGCCGCGACGAGAACCCGACCTGGACCCACCTGGAACGGGCCATCGGCACCCTGGAAGCGCCCGGGGAAGCCACGGTCGAGACCGTGGTCTTCGCCTCCGGCATGGCCGCCATCTCCGCCGTCCTCCTCTCCCAGCTCTCCGCCGGCGACGCCGTCGTCCTGCCGACCGACGGCTACCAGGCCCTGCCGCTCCTCCACGAGCAGCTGCGCGCGTACGGGATCGAGGTGCGCACCGCCCCGACCGGGGGCGACGCCCAGCTCGACGTGCTCGACGGCGCCAAGCTGCTGTGGATCGAGACCCCGTCCAACCCGGGGCTCGACGTCTGCGACATCCGCCGGCTGGTCGACGCGGCGCACGCCGGCGGGGCGCTCGTCGCCGTCGACAACACCCTCGCCACCCCGCTCGGCCAGCGGCCGCTGGAGCTCGGCGCGGACTTCTCGGTCGCCAGCGACACGAAGGGCATGACCGGCCACGGCGACATCCTGCTCGGGCACGTCAGCTGCCGCGATCCGCGCCGGGCCGCGGAGGTACGCCGCTGGCGCAAGATCGTCGGCGCCATCCCCGGGCCCATGGAGGCATGGCTCGCCCACCGCTCGCTGGCCACGCTCCAGCTGCGGATCGACCGCCAGTGCGCCACCGCCCTGGAGCTCGCCCGGGTCCTGGCCGACCATCCCGACGTCACCGGGCTGCGCCACCCCGGCCTCCCGGGCGACCCCTCGCACGAGGTCGCCGCCCGGCAGATGCGCCGCTTCGGCTCGGTGATCTCCTTCGAGCTCGCCGACCGCGCGCGGGCCGAACGCTTCCTGGACGAACTGCGCCTGGTCGACGACGCCACCAGCTTCGGCGGGGTGCGCTCCTCGGCGGAGCGGCGCGGACGCTGGGGCGGGGACGCCGTCGCGGAGGGCTTCATCCGCTTCTCGGTCGGCGCGGAGGACCCGGAGGATCTGATCGCCGACGTGCTGCGGGCGCTCGACGCGGCACGCAAGGCAGGCTGA
- a CDS encoding low molecular weight protein-tyrosine-phosphatase produces MTYRVCFVCTGNICRSPMAEHVFRARVEEAGLGGAVEVDSAGTGGWHEGEGADPRTVAVLTEHGYPAGHTARQFRASWFAALDLVIALDEGHLRELRRLARTPDEAAKIRLLRSYDPAAGGALDVPDPYYGGREGFEECLRMTEAASEGLLAAVRAGLRAGTTGDEIEERTL; encoded by the coding sequence ATGACCTACCGCGTCTGCTTCGTCTGCACCGGCAACATCTGCCGCTCCCCGATGGCCGAGCACGTCTTCCGCGCGCGCGTGGAGGAGGCCGGCCTCGGCGGCGCGGTCGAGGTGGACAGTGCGGGCACCGGCGGCTGGCACGAGGGCGAGGGAGCGGATCCGCGCACCGTCGCCGTCCTGACGGAGCACGGCTACCCCGCCGGCCACACCGCCCGGCAGTTCCGCGCCTCCTGGTTCGCCGCCCTCGATCTGGTGATCGCGCTCGACGAGGGCCACCTCCGGGAGCTCCGCCGCCTCGCCCGTACCCCCGACGAGGCGGCGAAGATCCGGCTGCTCCGCTCGTACGACCCCGCCGCCGGGGGCGCGCTCGACGTCCCCGACCCGTACTACGGCGGGCGGGAGGGGTTCGAGGAATGCCTGCGCATGACCGAGGCCGCGAGCGAGGGACTGCTCGCCGCGGTCCGGGCCGGACTCCGGGCCGGCACGACGGGGGACGAGATCGAGGAAAGGACCCTGTGA
- a CDS encoding phage holin family protein, which produces MKNFVVKTLANAGALWVAIWLLQDITLTGDSTGNKIVTLLLVALVFGLVNFLVKPIVKLLTLPLFILTLGLITLVVNALMLLLTSWLADQFDLSFHVEGFWTAVLGGLIISVVSWALNVVLPDGD; this is translated from the coding sequence ATGAAGAATTTCGTAGTCAAGACGCTCGCCAACGCGGGTGCCCTGTGGGTGGCGATCTGGCTCCTCCAGGACATCACCCTGACCGGTGACAGCACGGGCAACAAGATCGTCACCCTGCTGCTCGTCGCCCTCGTCTTCGGCCTCGTCAACTTCCTGGTCAAGCCGATCGTGAAGCTGCTGACGCTGCCCCTCTTCATTCTGACCCTCGGCCTGATCACCCTGGTGGTCAACGCCCTGATGCTGCTGCTCACCTCGTGGCTGGCCGACCAGTTCGACCTCAGCTTCCACGTCGAGGGCTTCTGGACCGCCGTACTCGGCGGCCTGATCATCTCCGTCGTCTCGTGGGCGCTCAACGTGGTGCTCCCGGACGGGGACTGA
- a CDS encoding cupin domain-containing protein: MKAFRLDDLEAERVANQGAYLQFLRERNMSVGLYALDAGELDPQSPHGQDEVYFVVSGRAAITVGDETTQVARGSVVYVPAGVPHRFHHISEDLRVLVVFSPPEA; this comes from the coding sequence GTGAAGGCATTCCGGCTGGACGATCTGGAGGCGGAGCGCGTCGCCAACCAGGGGGCGTACCTCCAGTTCCTGCGCGAGCGGAACATGTCGGTGGGGCTGTACGCGCTCGACGCGGGGGAGCTGGACCCGCAGTCGCCGCACGGCCAGGACGAGGTGTACTTCGTGGTCTCCGGCCGGGCGGCGATCACCGTCGGGGACGAGACGACGCAGGTGGCACGGGGCAGCGTGGTCTATGTGCCGGCCGGGGTGCCGCACCGCTTCCACCACATCAGCGAGGACCTGAGGGTCCTGGTGGTCTTCTCGCCGCCGGAGGCGTGA
- a CDS encoding DUF5326 family protein produces MAVQEMLAGLPWWVKWVAIPALVLLVFGGFITSVLTFVISLLFKVLLFVALVAGLIYAVRKFGGPKKTDRDW; encoded by the coding sequence ATGGCCGTACAGGAGATGCTCGCGGGACTGCCGTGGTGGGTGAAGTGGGTCGCGATACCCGCCCTGGTCCTGCTTGTCTTCGGCGGGTTCATCACCAGCGTCCTCACCTTCGTGATCAGCCTGCTGTTCAAGGTGCTGCTGTTCGTCGCGCTCGTGGCCGGACTCATCTACGCGGTGCGGAAGTTCGGCGGCCCCAAGAAGACGGACCGCGACTGGTAG
- a CDS encoding IclR family transcriptional regulator: protein MATQTAAPTLIGSVQRALRLLEAVASHADGAPAKQLARETGLPLPTTYHLLRTLTHEGYLVRDKGAFYLGEAAARLAGGGAVQNRRTKIEDSLAHWRDEIGVPVYFALYRDGEIELVSVADTPNSPAVEEWADFRETGHAHAIGQCLLSQLDLRSRQDHLDRHPVEAITPYTVRNRRVLLDRLGGLGRMEPLVERQEYALGTVCAAIPITAGSTAATLAISLPLHQEERLLPAVERLRNEIGSLFSSFAFSISI from the coding sequence ATGGCTACGCAGACAGCTGCGCCGACCCTGATCGGCTCGGTGCAGCGGGCGCTGAGACTTCTGGAGGCCGTGGCCTCCCATGCGGACGGTGCCCCCGCCAAGCAGCTCGCCCGGGAGACGGGCCTTCCGCTGCCCACGACGTACCACCTCCTCCGCACCCTGACGCACGAGGGCTATCTGGTCCGCGACAAGGGTGCCTTCTATCTGGGGGAGGCAGCCGCCCGGCTGGCCGGCGGCGGGGCTGTGCAGAATCGTCGCACCAAGATCGAGGACTCCCTCGCCCACTGGCGGGACGAGATCGGTGTGCCGGTCTACTTCGCGCTCTACCGCGACGGCGAGATCGAACTCGTCTCCGTCGCGGACACCCCCAACTCCCCCGCCGTCGAGGAATGGGCCGATTTCCGGGAGACCGGTCACGCCCACGCGATCGGGCAGTGTCTGCTCAGCCAACTGGATCTGAGATCTCGTCAAGACCACCTCGACCGGCACCCGGTGGAAGCCATCACTCCGTACACGGTGCGTAACCGGCGGGTGCTTTTGGATCGTTTGGGCGGTTTGGGGCGAATGGAGCCCCTGGTGGAGCGTCAGGAATATGCGCTCGGCACGGTTTGCGCGGCCATCCCCATCACGGCGGGCTCCACGGCGGCCACTCTGGCCATTTCCCTCCCGCTTCACCAGGAAGAACGGTTGCTCCCAGCAGTCGAGCGGCTACGTAACGAGATCGGAAGCCTCTTCAGTTCGTTCGCCTTCTCTATCAGTATCTGA
- a CDS encoding SsgA family sporulation/cell division regulator, producing MRESVQAEVLMSFLVSEELSFKIPVELRYETRDPYAVRMTFHLPGDAPVTWAFGRELLLDGINRPSGDGDVHIAPTDPEGLSDVSIRLQVGGDRALFRASAPPLVAFLDRTDKLVPLGQEQTLGDFEDSLEAALGRILAEESAGPA from the coding sequence ATGCGAGAGTCGGTTCAGGCCGAGGTCCTGATGAGCTTCCTCGTCTCGGAGGAGCTCTCCTTCAAGATCCCTGTCGAACTGCGATACGAGACCCGGGATCCCTACGCGGTGCGGATGACCTTCCACCTTCCCGGAGACGCCCCCGTGACCTGGGCGTTCGGCAGGGAGCTGCTGCTCGACGGGATCAACCGCCCGAGCGGGGACGGCGACGTCCACATCGCCCCGACCGACCCCGAGGGCCTGTCGGACGTCTCCATCCGGCTCCAGGTGGGCGGTGACCGCGCCCTCTTCCGTGCCAGCGCCCCGCCGCTCGTCGCCTTCCTCGACCGCACGGACAAGCTGGTCCCGCTCGGTCAGGAGCAGACACTGGGCGACTTCGAGGACAGCCTGGAGGCCGCGCTCGGCCGGATCCTCGCCGAGGAGAGCGCCGGCCCGGCCTGA
- a CDS encoding YibE/F family protein has product MTSPQQSPDPQGHEHGHGHAHGREHGHGHEPGFGRHGPDPGSGSGHNSGHGHSHSHGPAAPVSRHLRRVIAAVLIPFATAVVVGLLVLWPGGTPAHERTGVGFDRQTEQGKVVAVEQVDCKDVNAAQVPPTGDTSTPQGREAVNAQQGECAKATIEVTSGPDKGRRFTEIVQPDAPRQLEEGQGVVVAYAPDAPKDLQYSVTDVNRKVPMAVLAIIFALAVVLVGRMRGVMALIALAVSFLVLTLFILPAILEGSNPLIVAVVGSSAIMLLALYMCHGLSARTSVAVLGTLISLLLIGLLGSFFIGWASLSGNTDDYTGLIHGLYPEIDMSGLLLAGVIIGSLGVLDDVTVTQTSAVWELHQADPGMGPRALYRAGIRIGRDHIASVVNTLVLAYAGASLPLLLLFTIADSSMGTVANSELVAEEIVRTLVGSIGLVASVPVTTALAALVVSADRPSEEAGGRTPGRGGRRRRAK; this is encoded by the coding sequence GTGACTTCCCCCCAGCAGTCCCCCGATCCGCAGGGCCACGAGCACGGGCACGGGCACGCGCACGGCCGTGAGCACGGGCACGGCCACGAGCCCGGTTTCGGCCGGCACGGTCCGGACCCCGGCTCCGGCTCCGGCCACAACTCCGGCCACGGGCACAGCCACAGCCACGGGCCCGCCGCGCCCGTCTCCCGGCATCTGCGCCGGGTCATCGCGGCCGTCCTGATCCCCTTCGCCACCGCCGTGGTCGTCGGTCTCCTGGTGCTCTGGCCCGGGGGCACGCCGGCGCACGAGCGGACCGGGGTCGGCTTCGACCGGCAGACCGAGCAGGGCAAGGTCGTGGCGGTCGAGCAGGTGGACTGCAAGGACGTGAACGCGGCGCAGGTGCCGCCCACCGGCGACACGTCCACCCCGCAGGGCCGCGAGGCGGTCAACGCCCAGCAGGGCGAGTGCGCGAAGGCGACGATCGAGGTCACCAGCGGTCCGGACAAGGGCCGGCGGTTCACCGAGATCGTGCAGCCGGACGCCCCGCGCCAGCTGGAGGAGGGCCAGGGCGTGGTCGTCGCCTACGCCCCCGACGCCCCGAAGGACCTGCAGTACTCGGTGACCGACGTGAACCGGAAGGTGCCGATGGCGGTCCTCGCCATCATCTTCGCGCTCGCGGTCGTGCTCGTCGGCCGGATGCGCGGCGTGATGGCGCTGATCGCGCTCGCGGTGAGCTTCCTGGTGCTCACGCTCTTCATCCTGCCCGCGATTCTGGAGGGTTCGAACCCGCTGATCGTGGCGGTGGTCGGATCGAGCGCGATCATGCTGCTCGCGCTCTACATGTGCCACGGGCTGTCGGCCCGCACCTCGGTGGCCGTCCTGGGCACGTTGATCTCGCTGCTGCTGATCGGCCTGCTCGGGTCCTTCTTCATCGGCTGGGCCTCGCTCAGCGGCAACACCGACGACTACACCGGGCTCATCCACGGTCTCTACCCGGAGATCGACATGTCCGGTCTGCTGCTCGCCGGTGTGATCATCGGTTCGCTCGGTGTCCTGGACGACGTGACCGTCACCCAGACCTCCGCGGTCTGGGAGCTGCACCAGGCCGACCCCGGCATGGGCCCGCGCGCGCTCTACCGGGCCGGCATCCGGATCGGCCGCGACCACATCGCGTCGGTGGTCAACACGCTGGTCCTGGCCTATGCCGGCGCCTCGCTCCCGCTGCTGCTGCTCTTCACCATCGCGGACAGCAGCATGGGGACGGTGGCCAACAGCGAGCTGGTGGCGGAGGAGATCGTCCGGACCCTGGTCGGGTCGATCGGCCTGGTCGCCTCGGTGCCGGTCACGACGGCGCTCGCGGCGCTGGTCGTGTCGGCCGACCGCCCCTCGGAGGAGGCCGGCGGCCGGACGCCGGGGCGCGGCGGACGGCGGCGCCGCGCCAAGTGA